From the genome of Candidatus Latescibacterota bacterium:
TAGAGTACAATCAACTTTTGGTCACCGGGGGAGGGAATAGGCGTTTGGAATTCCTATCCTCTTTGGATTCGTCGCCGGTGGCGGATGTGAAGGTTGGATGAGTACCGATGGCTCCAGTTGGGTTCGTGTCCGGCAAGATTTTGGGTTTGCGGTTCAACCCCAGTTTGTACCTAGCGAGCCTGGAATGCTTCAGCTAAAAGGAATGACCGGCCCGCCCGAGGGGCTGATCAGCGAATCAACTGAAATATGGGTGACGGATCTACTGCCTGTAGCTCCGAACCCCTTCAATCCTGTGGCGAAGATCGGGTTTACCCTTGCCAACGATGAGCACGTGAAGATTTCGCTCTTCGACATCAGGGGCAGAAAAGTATTGGACCTAGTGGACGAAGTTTATCCCCCCGGGAAACATGGAGTTTCG
Proteins encoded in this window:
- a CDS encoding T9SS type A sorting domain-containing protein; the encoded protein is MLQLKGMTGPPEGLISESTEIWVTDLLPVAPNPFNPVAKIGFTLANDEHVKISLFDIRGRKVLDLVDEVYPPGKHGVSWEGRDSSGRRVSSGVYFARLSVGGSNFTRRMLLIK